The DNA sequence ATTTTTGGGCGCTTTGAAAACTCCATGAACGATGCTGCATCGATCACTTCTGCCCTCGTTTCCCTGATTTCTTCACCATGATGATCATATACGGCCGAATAGACTTCCATTCTACGGGCATCCAACATGGCAACGATCACTTCATCTTCGCTCACATCAAGCTGGCTAGCCATGCTCTCAAGGGTCGGAACGGAAATCAAGGGCACATCCAAAGAAAAACAGAGTCCTTTTGCCGCCGACACCCCTATGCGCAAGCCGGTATAGGAGCCAGGTCCCTTGCTCACGGCAATGGCATCTAAATCTGAAAACGCCATTGAAGCCTCTTGCAGTGCCTGCTCGATAAAGACATGGAGCTGTTCTGAATGGGAGTAGTTCGCTGAGTTTTCTTCCTTCAAGCACACTAGGTCGCCTTTGTCCGCAATGCTGACCGAACAGTTGGTGGTCGCTGTTTCCAAATTCAGGATTTTTGCCATTTGGCGAAGATAAAAAGACCTGACAGGTTTTAAAAACCGTCAGGTCCAGCTATTAGGATGCACATTTTTCTAATCTAACCTCAAAGGAATACCAAAGTAAAACTCGAGTATCTTCAATCTGAAGATATAGTCATATTTGGTACGAACGACATCGGCCTCGGCATTATCCAATCTTGCCTGCGCTTGGCTGAAATCAAACGAGTTCATCAGTCCGACATCAAAACGCTCTTTGGCATACTCATAGGCTGTTCTTCTCGCCTCAAGGGTTTTTTGTGCCGCTTCATAGGCCTTTTCAAAGGTATTTACATCAACATACGCCTGTTGTATGTTCGACTCTAGTTCGAGTTTGGTCTGTTCTAATTGCAGCCTTGCGCTTTCAAGGCTGATTTTTGAGCGCTTCACATTGTTTCGGGTGCTCCAGCCATTGAACAGGGGCACGTTGAGCGAGAAACCATAAGCCAACCCATCAAACAAATACAATTGATCGGTAAACGGTATTATTGAAAAATCTGTGGGCATACCATCTGTATCAAATGCCGTGGGAACAAGGTTTTGATCTGAATACCGTGTGTTATAATTTATGAATGCCGACAATGAAGGGTAATTTGCACCCTTAGCGATCTTTAAGTCTTCTTCGGCAAGTTCTACATTCGATTCTGACAATTTTATATCATTTCTAAATGTCAACGCCTTATCAAAAATTACTTTTGCTGAATTGTCTAAAATATCAGAAGGAGGTACGTCAAACGATTCATCGGCAATATCAAAATTCTCATAATCGGTAATTTGAAGTAATTGTGCCAAATTCACTCGAGAAATCAATACCAAGCTTTCCCCATTGATGATCTGCTGTTCTTGATTGGCGGCAGTGGCCTCGATCTCCAATAGGTCACCCCGTGGTACTACACCAGACTCTACCAGTTCTTTCGTACGCTTCAAATCTTGCTCTGTCACCGCATACTGCGCCCTGAAGACCTTTAATTGTTCTTTGTTGCTCAACACCTGTAAATAGGCATTGGCCACATTCAAGCGAATATCGTCTCTCAGATCATCTAATCGATATTGGTTGGCAATGGCATTTAGTTTGGCCCTTTGCAACTGTCTAATATTTCGTAGTCCATCAAAAAGAGTCCAAACCGAAGTTAAGTTACCCGT is a window from the Muricauda sp. SCSIO 65647 genome containing:
- the tsaB gene encoding tRNA (adenosine(37)-N6)-threonylcarbamoyltransferase complex dimerization subunit type 1 TsaB translates to MAKILNLETATTNCSVSIADKGDLVCLKEENSANYSHSEQLHVFIEQALQEASMAFSDLDAIAVSKGPGSYTGLRIGVSAAKGLCFSLDVPLISVPTLESMASQLDVSEDEVIVAMLDARRMEVYSAVYDHHGEEIRETRAEVIDAASFMEFSKRPKIHLIGSGAEKCREILPKDRNFIFHTGAFPSSKEMAVLSHKKFETGQFEDVAYFEPYYLKDFILQKKKT
- a CDS encoding TolC family protein produces the protein MRNKLTLLLALFALCLANAQMKKWTLEECVIYAVDNNLTIEQFELDLENAKIDKSDALGALLPNLNGDARLTENLGLSFNPTSQEPVNTQLNFTGNLTSVWTLFDGLRNIRQLQRAKLNAIANQYRLDDLRDDIRLNVANAYLQVLSNKEQLKVFRAQYAVTEQDLKRTKELVESGVVPRGDLLEIEATAANQEQQIINGESLVLISRVNLAQLLQITDYENFDIADESFDVPPSDILDNSAKVIFDKALTFRNDIKLSESNVELAEEDLKIAKGANYPSLSAFINYNTRYSDQNLVPTAFDTDGMPTDFSIIPFTDQLYLFDGLAYGFSLNVPLFNGWSTRNNVKRSKISLESARLQLEQTKLELESNIQQAYVDVNTFEKAYEAAQKTLEARRTAYEYAKERFDVGLMNSFDFSQAQARLDNAEADVVRTKYDYIFRLKILEFYFGIPLRLD